One window from the genome of [Clostridium] celerecrescens 18A encodes:
- the deoC gene encoding deoxyribose-phosphate aldolase has product MEIAKLVDHTMLKADATSETIKRYCSEAKEYGFASVCVNTCQVPLVAQELKGSGVAVCCVVGFPLGAMLASAKAFEAAEAVKAGADEVDTVMNIGAMKDKNYDLVRDDIKAVVEASQGKVVKVILENCLLTKEEIVKACELSIEAGADFVKTSTGFSTGGAAAEDVALMKQTVGSRAKVKASGGIRTPEEARAMIEAGADRIGAGNGIALL; this is encoded by the coding sequence ATGGAAATTGCAAAATTAGTGGATCACACGATGTTAAAGGCAGATGCTACGTCAGAAACAATTAAAAGATACTGTTCAGAAGCAAAAGAATATGGATTTGCATCGGTGTGTGTGAATACTTGCCAGGTACCTCTCGTTGCACAGGAATTAAAAGGAAGCGGTGTCGCTGTTTGCTGCGTGGTAGGTTTCCCTCTGGGCGCAATGTTAGCTTCTGCAAAAGCTTTTGAAGCCGCCGAGGCAGTGAAGGCAGGGGCAGATGAAGTAGATACGGTAATGAACATCGGCGCCATGAAGGATAAAAATTATGATCTGGTGCGTGACGATATAAAAGCAGTTGTAGAAGCCTCCCAGGGGAAAGTTGTAAAAGTTATTTTAGAAAACTGCCTCTTAACGAAAGAGGAAATTGTAAAAGCCTGCGAGCTTTCTATAGAAGCCGGAGCAGATTTTGTAAAAACGTCCACAGGTTTTAGCACGGGCGGTGCTGCGGCTGAAGATGTAGCACTTATGAAGCAGACCGTAGGAAGCAGGGCAAAAGTAAAGGCTAGCGGAGGAATCCGTACACCGGAAGAGGCAAGGGCCATGATAGAAGCCGGAGCGGACAGGATAGGAGCAGGCAACGGAATCGCCTTGCTATAA
- a CDS encoding LacI family DNA-binding transcriptional regulator, which translates to MNIRDIAKKVGVSSATVSRVINQSGYVKDETKQKVLAAIEEADFVPNAIARSLSTRDSSSIGVIVPDIANEFFSSVISGMGEIAVNNQYNIVLFDTGEMQEREHQYLQMAEGQRLSGLIITPVSELDMVTRDKLIQFENKGIPVVLVDRNIKNSSLDGVFVENAAAAYKGVESLIHAGHRKIAIITGPSTSMPGKDRLKGYKAALMDYRIELKEEYIVSGDFKIIKAYERTKELLRLPDPPTAIFASNNQTSLGVLKYLTEQKLKMGRDISMVGFDQIESLKIIDYRLSTIERDAKRQGYEAMAMLIDKLSHKESKSSGRKIFVPYQVVLRGSELIK; encoded by the coding sequence ATGAATATACGGGATATTGCCAAAAAAGTAGGTGTTTCTTCTGCGACAGTGTCCAGAGTGATTAATCAGTCCGGATATGTAAAGGACGAAACGAAGCAGAAGGTTTTAGCTGCAATTGAAGAAGCTGATTTCGTACCGAATGCCATTGCAAGAAGTTTAAGCACCCGTGACTCTTCCAGTATCGGTGTTATTGTTCCGGATATAGCCAATGAGTTTTTTTCCAGTGTTATAAGCGGAATGGGAGAGATAGCGGTCAATAACCAGTATAACATTGTTTTGTTTGATACAGGTGAAATGCAGGAAAGGGAACATCAATACCTTCAGATGGCAGAAGGCCAAAGACTTTCCGGTTTGATTATTACCCCGGTTTCCGAGCTTGATATGGTGACTCGGGATAAGCTGATTCAATTTGAAAACAAGGGAATTCCGGTGGTTTTAGTTGACCGGAATATTAAAAATTCCAGTTTGGATGGTGTTTTTGTAGAGAATGCCGCCGCTGCTTATAAAGGAGTGGAATCTCTGATCCATGCCGGACACCGAAAGATCGCAATCATTACAGGTCCAAGCACTTCTATGCCGGGGAAGGACCGGTTAAAGGGATACAAGGCGGCCTTAATGGATTATAGGATTGAACTTAAGGAAGAGTATATTGTATCCGGAGATTTCAAGATTATCAAAGCCTATGAACGGACAAAAGAATTGCTGCGGCTTCCGGATCCGCCGACTGCAATTTTTGCCTCCAATAACCAGACCAGTCTGGGAGTCCTTAAGTATCTTACCGAGCAGAAACTTAAAATGGGCAGGGACATATCAATGGTAGGCTTTGACCAGATTGAATCTCTTAAAATAATCGATTACAGGCTATCAACCATCGAACGTGATGCAAAGAGGCAGGGATATGAAGCGATGGCAATGCTGATTGACAAGCTATCCCATAAGGAGAGTAAAAGCTCCGGCAGGAAAATCTTTGTTCCATATCAGGTGGTGCTTCGCGGGTCAGAATTAATAAAATAG
- the rpmF gene encoding 50S ribosomal protein L32 encodes MSICPKNKSSKGRRDKRRANWKMSAPNLVKCSKCGALMMPHRVCKACGSYNKKEIINVEA; translated from the coding sequence ATGTCTATCTGTCCAAAGAACAAATCTTCTAAAGGAAGAAGAGACAAACGTAGAGCAAACTGGAAGATGAGCGCTCCAAACTTAGTGAAGTGCAGCAAGTGCGGTGCACTTATGATGCCTCACAGAGTATGCAAGGCTTGCGGTTCTTACAACAAGAAAGAAATTATCAATGTTGAAGCTTAA
- a CDS encoding YceD family protein, which translates to MLINLTELFTLEGKEKTYTPDLDMKVYHGPGGDYEVVDAEPVLLRIMNLGDKKLVVEGKVKLALIIPCDRCLDPVRVDLSFDVIRALDLSETDSGIVEDFEEQPFINGYNLDVDQLVCDELILNLPMKVLCSEDCKGICNRCGTNLNHETCDCDIRSTDPRMAVIQDIFKKFKEV; encoded by the coding sequence ATGCTTATTAATTTAACTGAGTTGTTCACCCTTGAAGGGAAAGAGAAAACTTACACACCCGATCTTGATATGAAGGTCTATCACGGGCCAGGCGGTGATTATGAAGTAGTAGATGCAGAACCTGTGCTGCTGCGGATTATGAATCTTGGAGACAAAAAGCTGGTGGTGGAAGGAAAAGTGAAATTAGCTTTGATCATTCCATGTGACCGCTGTTTGGATCCGGTACGTGTTGACCTGAGTTTTGATGTAATCCGTGCTCTTGATTTAAGTGAAACGGATTCGGGAATTGTAGAAGATTTCGAAGAACAACCATTTATTAATGGTTATAATCTGGATGTAGACCAGTTGGTTTGTGATGAACTCATACTGAACCTGCCTATGAAAGTTCTCTGTAGTGAAGACTGCAAGGGGATTTGTAATAGATGTGGAACAAATCTCAATCATGAGACTTGTGACTGCGATATTAGGTCTACAGACCCTAGAATGGCAGTCATCCAGGATATTTTTAAAAAGTTTAAGGAGGTGTAA
- a CDS encoding acetate/propionate family kinase has protein sequence MKILVINCGSSSLKYQLIDMENEGVLAIGLCERIGIAGSKLTHKSEGNEDLVVEKEMPNHTVAIKLVLDALVDPKYGVIKDTSEISAVGHRVLHAGTIYSDSIVVNEDVKKVIRDCFDLGPLHNPANLMGIEACEEAVPGVPNVAVFDTSFGMGMPDKAGMYAIPHEYYEKYSIRRYGFHGTSHKFVSNEALTYCDLDHKNGKVIVCHLGNGASISASIGGKCVDTSMGLTPLEGLIMGTRSGDIDPAVVQFICNKEGKSVNEVLDILNKKSGILGMSGGISSDFRDVQKAQGEGNHLADIAIQAFIYRVAKYIGSYVAAMNGVDAIVFTAGVGENDKPIRGAVCEYLGYLGISIDAEANKARGKRVMISTPESKVKVCVIPTNEELAIARETKALV, from the coding sequence ATGAAAATTTTAGTTATTAACTGCGGAAGCTCTTCCTTAAAGTATCAGCTGATCGATATGGAGAACGAGGGAGTCTTAGCAATAGGCTTATGCGAGAGAATCGGCATTGCCGGTTCCAAGCTGACTCACAAGTCAGAAGGCAATGAGGATTTGGTAGTAGAGAAAGAGATGCCGAACCATACCGTTGCTATAAAGCTGGTTTTGGATGCATTGGTTGATCCAAAATACGGTGTAATCAAGGATACCAGTGAAATTTCTGCAGTAGGACACAGGGTTCTTCATGCAGGAACGATTTACAGCGATTCTATCGTAGTAAATGAAGACGTGAAAAAGGTTATCCGTGACTGCTTTGATTTAGGACCTTTGCATAATCCGGCAAACCTGATGGGAATTGAAGCATGTGAGGAAGCTGTACCGGGAGTTCCAAATGTAGCAGTATTTGATACTTCTTTCGGTATGGGTATGCCTGACAAAGCCGGTATGTACGCAATTCCTCATGAATATTATGAGAAATACAGCATTCGCCGTTACGGTTTCCATGGAACAAGCCACAAATTTGTATCCAACGAAGCATTAACATATTGTGATCTGGATCATAAAAATGGCAAGGTAATCGTATGCCATTTAGGAAACGGAGCCAGCATTTCTGCTTCCATCGGCGGCAAGTGCGTGGATACCAGCATGGGACTGACTCCATTAGAGGGTCTTATTATGGGAACCAGAAGTGGTGACATTGATCCTGCTGTTGTTCAGTTTATCTGCAACAAGGAAGGCAAGAGCGTTAACGAGGTTCTGGATATTTTAAATAAAAAATCCGGTATCCTTGGTATGTCCGGTGGTATTTCCAGCGATTTCCGTGATGTTCAGAAGGCACAGGGAGAAGGAAATCATCTGGCTGATATTGCTATTCAGGCATTTATTTACCGCGTGGCAAAATACATCGGTTCCTACGTAGCAGCAATGAACGGTGTTGACGCTATTGTGTTTACCGCAGGCGTGGGTGAGAATGATAAGCCAATCAGAGGTGCAGTTTGCGAATATTTAGGCTACCTTGGTATTTCCATTGATGCAGAAGCCAATAAAGCAAGAGGAAAACGTGTCATGATCTCCACACCGGAATCTAAGGTAAAGGTATGCGTAATTCCTACCAATGAAGAGCTGGCCATTGCAAGAGAGACAAAAGCTCTGGTATAA
- a CDS encoding PduL/EutD family phosphate acyltransferase produces MNFIVETSARHVHLTQEHLEILFGNGYELTKKKSLSQPGQFACEERVTVVGSKGEFKGISILGPVRKATQIELSATDARSIGIAAPLRESGDVAGSGACKIIGPAGEIEITEGVIVAKRHIHATPAEAEKLGVKDGEVVSVKIDTDGRSLIFGDVVVRVNENYALAMHIDTDESNAASCGREQYGEIIK; encoded by the coding sequence ATGAATTTTATCGTTGAAACATCAGCTCGACATGTACATCTAACTCAGGAACATCTTGAGATTTTATTTGGAAACGGCTATGAGTTAACAAAGAAAAAATCTTTATCCCAGCCAGGCCAGTTTGCCTGTGAGGAGAGAGTAACTGTTGTTGGTTCCAAGGGCGAGTTTAAAGGGATTTCCATTTTAGGCCCGGTTAGAAAAGCGACTCAGATAGAGCTTTCCGCAACCGATGCCCGTTCCATTGGAATTGCTGCGCCTTTAAGAGAATCCGGTGACGTTGCGGGCAGCGGTGCATGCAAGATCATTGGACCTGCTGGTGAAATTGAGATAACAGAGGGCGTGATCGTTGCAAAGCGTCATATCCATGCAACTCCTGCAGAAGCAGAAAAGCTTGGTGTTAAAGATGGTGAAGTTGTTTCTGTGAAAATAGACACAGACGGTAGAAGCCTTATTTTCGGAGATGTAGTTGTGCGTGTAAATGAAAATTATGCTTTGGCTATGCACATTGACACAGACGAATCCAACGCAGCAAGCTGTGGCAGAGAACAGTACGGCGAAATTATTAAATAA
- a CDS encoding nucleotidyltransferase encodes MKNKSSLAVGIIAEYNPFHDGHAYHIRKAKEISHADYCIVAMSGDFVQRGAPAIYDKYTRTAMALSCGADLVVELPSVFASSSAEDFAASGIALLNNLGVVGSVCFGSECGNVEKLTGIASILATEPPVYTKELRRELKKGATFPQARNLALISCGILNKDEASILASPNNILGIEYCKALYRQKSSITPVTISRKGYGYHDTSLASEGFSSATGIRKAIYENPDILKQAESSLIQVPDSVKQMMSQGFPVFPDDISALLNTTLLKLDCEGVPFEKFADVSEELAARLLRQLPDFLPFEEKINHLKTRQYTYTRISRALLHIALGITAHQVVLGRNAGYAPYARVLGFKKTSAGLMGEIKKRGSIPLITKTADARLILSGAAWSMLRQDFYCSHIYQTIVQDKYRIKMKNEFTHSVVIL; translated from the coding sequence ATGAAAAACAAAAGTTCTCTAGCCGTTGGTATTATCGCTGAATACAATCCTTTCCACGATGGACATGCCTACCATATCAGGAAGGCCAAGGAAATCTCTCATGCAGACTATTGCATCGTGGCTATGAGCGGGGATTTTGTCCAAAGAGGAGCTCCTGCCATCTATGATAAATATACAAGAACAGCCATGGCATTGTCTTGCGGAGCCGACTTGGTGGTCGAGCTTCCGTCTGTATTTGCCTCCAGCAGTGCAGAGGATTTTGCAGCCAGTGGGATCGCCCTTCTTAACAATCTGGGAGTAGTTGGCAGTGTCTGCTTTGGAAGCGAATGCGGTAATGTGGAAAAACTTACCGGTATTGCTTCTATTTTAGCCACAGAACCCCCTGTTTATACGAAAGAGCTGCGCAGAGAGCTGAAAAAGGGGGCCACCTTTCCTCAGGCCAGAAATCTGGCCCTTATTTCCTGTGGAATCTTAAATAAGGATGAGGCTTCCATTCTGGCCTCCCCAAATAACATCCTGGGAATCGAATATTGTAAGGCTCTTTACAGGCAGAAAAGTTCAATAACTCCAGTTACAATATCCAGAAAAGGATACGGATATCATGATACCAGTCTTGCCTCCGAAGGTTTCAGTTCTGCTACCGGAATCCGGAAAGCCATTTATGAAAATCCGGATATCCTTAAACAGGCGGAGTCTTCCCTGATACAAGTGCCGGATTCTGTAAAACAGATGATGTCCCAGGGCTTCCCTGTGTTTCCTGACGATATCAGCGCCTTATTAAATACCACACTGCTTAAATTGGACTGCGAAGGGGTTCCCTTTGAGAAATTTGCCGACGTTTCAGAAGAACTGGCTGCCAGACTCCTAAGGCAGCTTCCGGATTTCCTTCCTTTTGAGGAAAAAATCAACCATTTAAAAACAAGACAATATACTTATACGCGGATCAGCCGGGCTCTTCTCCATATCGCCCTTGGAATCACTGCCCATCAGGTTGTTTTAGGCCGGAACGCCGGTTACGCCCCATATGCCCGGGTTTTAGGCTTTAAAAAAACTTCCGCAGGTCTTATGGGAGAAATAAAAAAGAGAGGGAGCATCCCTCTCATCACAAAAACTGCCGATGCAAGACTCATTCTTTCCGGAGCAGCCTGGTCCATGCTCCGCCAGGATTTTTACTGCTCCCACATTTATCAGACCATTGTACAGGACAAATATCGCATAAAAATGAAAAATGAGTTCACTCATTCCGTCGTCATCCTATGA
- a CDS encoding NUDIX hydrolase: MELWDVYDENRVATGKTHVRGVPLGTGDYHLVSDIWLVNGKQEILLTKRHPDKPYGLMWECSGGSVLAGETSIEGALRELSEEVGVRTEKEQLILIHAIRLKERFVDTYITRQNVTIDDITIQQEEVVDAKFVTFEQLLEMWKQGIVVPKSRFLLYKDKIREFIQLPS, encoded by the coding sequence ATGGAGCTTTGGGATGTTTATGATGAAAATCGGGTGGCCACTGGAAAAACACATGTCCGCGGAGTACCCCTTGGTACAGGAGATTATCACCTTGTGTCGGATATCTGGCTTGTAAATGGAAAACAGGAGATTTTGCTCACCAAAAGGCATCCGGATAAGCCTTACGGCCTTATGTGGGAATGCTCCGGGGGCTCTGTTCTTGCGGGTGAAACCAGCATAGAAGGAGCTCTTCGGGAGCTTTCTGAAGAGGTTGGGGTCCGGACGGAAAAAGAGCAGCTCATCCTGATTCATGCAATCCGTCTGAAGGAGCGGTTTGTGGACACCTATATCACCAGGCAAAATGTTACCATAGATGACATAACCATTCAGCAAGAAGAAGTGGTAGATGCGAAGTTTGTTACGTTTGAACAGCTCCTTGAAATGTGGAAACAGGGAATCGTAGTTCCTAAATCCCGGTTTCTTCTATATAAAGATAAGATCAGGGAATTCATTCAGCTGCCATCATAG
- a CDS encoding phenylpyruvate tautomerase MIF-related protein — translation MPFINSKVNVALSEEEKTALKSKLGQAISLIPGKSESWLMVGFEDNCSLYFKGNNNTKLAFVEVKIFGHASERDYDRLTAEICKIYKDVLSIAQDKIYVKYEEVDHWGWNGGNF, via the coding sequence GTGCCTTTCATCAACTCGAAAGTAAATGTCGCATTATCAGAAGAAGAAAAAACAGCACTAAAATCAAAGCTTGGACAGGCCATCAGCCTCATTCCCGGCAAATCGGAAAGCTGGCTCATGGTTGGCTTTGAAGATAACTGTTCCCTTTACTTTAAAGGGAATAATAATACAAAGCTTGCATTTGTGGAAGTAAAGATTTTCGGTCATGCATCCGAACGGGATTACGACAGGCTGACCGCTGAGATCTGTAAAATCTATAAAGATGTGCTTTCCATTGCCCAGGATAAAATTTATGTGAAATATGAGGAAGTGGATCACTGGGGTTGGAACGGAGGTAACTTTTAG
- a CDS encoding class I SAM-dependent methyltransferase produces MEEKEKEQLIQIGREFLDENLLRIVISNPSDKQGVSKVKVRPLLLKGSLIFQAEELVGNQAFHKNFSVGECISYIVDLLDGMLRQMELESRKGQVRVLMSKKGSPSIKIKRQQKIAATSTVPQHNRQKSYILKEGTPVPFLVDLGVMTAEGKVIASRYDKFRQINRFLEFIEDILPRLDKSRENVIIDFGCGKSYLTFAMYYYLHELKGYLIRVIGLDLKQTVIDDCNRLGERYGYDKLKFYHGDIASYEGVDHVDMVVTLHACDTATDYALAKAVRWGASVILSVPCCQHELNKTIHQELMAPVFQYGLIRERMAALYTDALRAEILESQGYRTQILEFIDMEHTPKNILIRGVKQGGKKDNRREIQEIMEFLHGKLTLADLLIEEDKNQKVDGNF; encoded by the coding sequence ATGGAAGAAAAGGAAAAAGAACAATTAATTCAGATTGGAAGAGAGTTTCTTGATGAAAATCTGCTTCGGATCGTAATCAGCAATCCATCAGATAAGCAGGGCGTTTCCAAAGTAAAGGTACGCCCGCTTTTGCTAAAAGGAAGCCTGATCTTTCAAGCGGAAGAGCTGGTGGGAAACCAGGCCTTTCATAAGAATTTTTCAGTGGGAGAATGTATCTCCTATATCGTGGATCTGCTGGATGGAATGCTGCGCCAGATGGAACTGGAATCCAGAAAGGGCCAGGTTAGAGTGCTGATGAGCAAAAAGGGTAGTCCAAGCATCAAGATAAAACGGCAACAAAAAATTGCGGCAACTTCTACAGTCCCTCAGCATAACAGACAGAAAAGTTATATTTTAAAAGAAGGCACACCAGTTCCCTTTCTGGTGGATTTAGGAGTCATGACGGCGGAAGGAAAAGTCATTGCTTCCAGATATGATAAGTTTCGCCAGATCAACCGGTTCTTAGAATTTATTGAAGATATTCTCCCAAGGCTTGACAAGAGCCGAGAGAATGTAATCATTGATTTTGGATGCGGGAAATCCTATCTGACCTTTGCTATGTATTACTATCTTCATGAACTGAAAGGGTATTTGATCCGTGTTATCGGGCTGGATTTAAAGCAGACGGTCATTGATGACTGTAACCGCCTGGGAGAGCGGTATGGATATGATAAGTTAAAATTTTATCATGGAGATATCGCTTCCTACGAGGGTGTGGACCATGTGGATATGGTAGTGACTCTTCATGCTTGTGATACCGCTACGGATTATGCCCTGGCAAAGGCCGTCCGTTGGGGAGCCTCTGTCATTTTGTCGGTTCCCTGCTGTCAGCATGAGCTGAATAAAACCATACATCAGGAGCTTATGGCTCCTGTATTTCAATATGGTCTGATCCGGGAACGGATGGCAGCTCTTTATACGGATGCGCTCAGGGCAGAAATTCTGGAAAGCCAGGGATACCGGACTCAGATTCTTGAATTTATCGACATGGAGCATACACCGAAAAATATTCTGATCCGCGGAGTGAAGCAGGGCGGAAAGAAGGATAACCGCAGGGAGATCCAGGAGATCATGGAATTTCTCCATGGGAAGCTGACGCTTGCGGACCTGCTCATAGAAGAGGATAAGAATCAGAAAGTGGATGGTAATTTTTAA
- a CDS encoding histidine phosphatase family protein — translation MNIYLIRHGRQNSKLCNIDVDLAEEGRRQSALVGKRLASVGMEAVYSSHLIRAVETAREANRYWNAKHIIRQELREISFGDMEGMADEKIAAIYGDFQKEQARLEQDLPYPGGECAGDVIKRAIPVLEEIASSGYQNVAVVTHGGVIRSVTSALLHMEPKFYRLLGNSLENCSITEVHWNEKTGRFLMERFNDYAHLEPYPELLRASWVDAEN, via the coding sequence ATGAATATCTATTTGATTCGCCATGGACGGCAAAACAGCAAACTCTGTAATATCGATGTGGATCTAGCCGAAGAAGGCCGACGCCAGTCGGCCTTAGTCGGGAAGCGGCTTGCCTCCGTAGGCATGGAAGCGGTATATTCCAGCCATTTGATCCGGGCGGTGGAAACCGCCAGGGAAGCGAACCGGTACTGGAATGCAAAGCACATCATAAGGCAGGAGCTTAGGGAGATTTCCTTCGGAGATATGGAAGGCATGGCGGATGAGAAGATAGCGGCAATATACGGAGATTTTCAGAAAGAACAGGCACGGCTGGAACAGGATTTGCCCTATCCCGGAGGCGAGTGTGCCGGGGATGTAATAAAACGGGCCATCCCTGTCCTTGAAGAAATAGCCTCAAGCGGTTACCAGAATGTAGCTGTTGTGACTCACGGCGGCGTGATCCGCTCCGTGACATCGGCATTGCTTCATATGGAACCGAAATTTTATCGTCTCCTTGGAAATTCCCTTGAAAACTGCAGCATTACAGAAGTTCACTGGAACGAAAAAACAGGGCGATTTTTAATGGAACGTTTTAATGATTATGCACATCTTGAGCCATACCCGGAGCTTTTGCGGGCAAGCTGGGTGGATGCAGAAAACTGA
- a CDS encoding PFL family protein produces the protein MLNMFEVNETNKMIEQELLDVRTITMGISLLDCSDSDLKTVNEKIYNKITTVAKNLVAVGKEIEKDFGIPIVNKRISVTPIAIVGGAACKSPEDFVTIAQTLDRAAKEVGVNFIGGYSALVSKGMTAADKNLICSIPKALSCTDRVCSSVNVGSTKTGINMDAVALMGETVVETAKATRDIDSLGCAKLVVFCNAPDDNPFMAGAFHGVTEADVIINVGVSGPGVVKTAIEAARGKDFEVLCETIKKTAFKITRVGQLVAQEASKRLDVPFGIIDLSLAPTPAVGDSVAEILEEIGLERVGAPGTTAALALLNDQVKKGGVMASSYVGGLSGAFIPVSEDQGMIDAVAMGALNIEKLEAMTCVCSVGLDMIAIPGDTPATTIAGIIADESAIGMVNQKTTAVRIIPVIGKSVGETVEFGGLLGYAPVMPVSKYSCEKFVTRGGRIPAPIHSFKN, from the coding sequence ATGTTAAATATGTTTGAAGTTAATGAAACCAATAAAATGATCGAACAGGAGCTGCTTGATGTACGTACCATTACCATGGGCATCAGCCTTCTTGACTGCAGTGACAGTGACTTAAAAACGGTGAATGAAAAAATTTATAATAAAATCACAACCGTTGCAAAAAATCTAGTGGCAGTGGGAAAGGAGATTGAAAAGGATTTTGGAATACCCATTGTAAATAAAAGAATTTCTGTAACTCCCATTGCCATAGTCGGCGGTGCGGCCTGCAAGAGTCCGGAAGATTTTGTAACCATTGCACAGACCCTTGACCGTGCGGCCAAGGAAGTGGGCGTTAATTTCATTGGCGGCTATTCTGCCCTGGTGAGCAAGGGAATGACCGCTGCGGATAAAAATCTGATCTGCTCCATACCAAAGGCCCTCTCCTGCACGGACCGTGTATGCAGCTCAGTCAATGTAGGTTCCACAAAGACAGGCATTAACATGGATGCAGTGGCTCTTATGGGAGAGACCGTAGTGGAAACGGCAAAGGCCACCAGGGACATTGATTCCCTCGGCTGCGCCAAATTGGTGGTGTTCTGCAATGCGCCGGATGATAATCCTTTTATGGCTGGAGCGTTCCACGGGGTGACGGAAGCGGATGTCATCATTAATGTGGGAGTCAGCGGTCCTGGGGTTGTTAAGACCGCCATTGAAGCAGCCAGAGGAAAGGATTTTGAAGTTCTCTGTGAAACGATTAAGAAAACCGCTTTTAAGATAACCCGTGTCGGCCAGTTGGTTGCCCAGGAGGCATCAAAAAGGCTGGATGTTCCTTTTGGTATCATTGATTTATCTCTTGCACCGACTCCAGCCGTTGGTGACAGTGTGGCTGAAATCCTGGAAGAGATCGGCCTGGAACGGGTTGGCGCACCGGGTACCACGGCTGCCCTTGCCTTGTTAAATGACCAGGTAAAAAAAGGCGGCGTAATGGCCTCCTCCTATGTGGGCGGTTTAAGCGGTGCGTTTATTCCGGTCAGCGAAGATCAGGGAATGATCGATGCGGTAGCCATGGGAGCGTTAAATATCGAGAAGCTGGAAGCAATGACCTGTGTATGCTCGGTAGGACTTGATATGATCGCAATTCCTGGAGACACACCTGCCACTACCATTGCAGGTATTATTGCAGACGAATCCGCGATCGGAATGGTAAATCAGAAGACAACGGCAGTCCGCATTATTCCGGTTATTGGTAAATCCGTGGGAGAGACGGTGGAATTCGGCGGTTTATTGGGATATGCTCCTGTTATGCCGGTCAGCAAGTACTCCTGCGAGAAATTCGTAACCAGAGGCGGACGGATCCCGGCGCCTATTCACAGCTTTAAAAATTAA
- a CDS encoding ACT domain-containing protein, whose amino-acid sequence MNKTIITVVGKDTVGIIAKICTYLAGNQVNILDISQTIVQGFFNMMMIVDINDATKPFGELADELEQIGDEIGVKVKCQREEIFTSMHRI is encoded by the coding sequence ATGAACAAAACGATTATTACAGTAGTTGGAAAAGATACCGTAGGAATCATAGCAAAGATTTGTACTTATTTAGCAGGCAACCAGGTGAACATATTGGATATTTCCCAAACCATTGTCCAGGGCTTCTTTAACATGATGATGATCGTGGATATTAATGATGCAACGAAGCCTTTCGGTGAGCTTGCTGATGAACTGGAACAGATTGGCGATGAAATCGGAGTAAAGGTAAAATGCCAGCGTGAAGAGATTTTTACCAGCATGCACCGTATCTGA